The following coding sequences are from one Anolis sagrei isolate rAnoSag1 chromosome 6, rAnoSag1.mat, whole genome shotgun sequence window:
- the GJC1 gene encoding gap junction gamma-1 protein codes for MSWSFLTRLLEEIHNHSTFVGKIWLTVLIVFRIVLTAVGGESIYYDEQSKFVCNTEQPGCENVCYDAFAPLSHVRFWVFQIILVSTPSVMYLGYAIHKIARMVEHGDTERKFRSKPFPMRWKQHRGLEEAEDDHEEDPMMYPEIEVESERENKDNPPPTKMKHDGRKRIREDGLMKIYILQLLSRTMFEIGFLVGQYFLYGFEVSSKFICTRHPCPHKIDCFISRPTEKTIFLLIMYGVSCLCLLLNVWEMLHLGFGTIRDTLNNKRKELEESGTYNYPFTWNTPSAPPGYNIAVKPDQIQYTELTNAKIAYKQNKANIAQEQQYGSNEENIPTELENLQREIKVAQERLDLAIQAYNNQNNPMCSKEKKPKGSSNKSSGSSKSGDGKTSVWI; via the coding sequence ATGAGTTGGAGTTTCTTGACACGTCTGTTAGAAGAAATCCACAACCATTCCACGTTCGTTGGGAAGATCTGGCTGACAGTGTTGATCGTATTCCGCATTGTCCTCACCGCCGTGGGAGGGGAATCCATCTATTATGATGAGCAGAGCAAGTTTGTGTGCAACACAGAACAGCCAGGTTGTGAGAATGTTTGCTACGATGCGTTTGCCCCCCTCTCCCACGTTCGCTTTTGGGTATTTCAAATCATCCTGGTGTCCACTCCCTCGGTGATGTACCTGGGCTATGCCATTCACAAAATTGCCCGGATGGTGGAACACGGGGACACAGAGCGCAAATTCCGAAGCAAACCTTTCCCAATGCGCTGGAAACAGCACAGGGGCTTGGAAGAGGCGGAGGATGATCATGAGGAAGATCCAATGATGTATCCAGAGATTGAGGTAGAAAGTGAACGAGAGAACAAGGATAATCCGCCCCCAACCAAAATGAAGCATGACGGCAGGAAGCGGATTCGGGAGGATGGGCTAATGAAGATTTACATACTACAGCTTTTGAGCAGGACTATGTTTGAAATTGGTTTCCTTGTTGGCCAGTATTTCCTTTATGGGTTTGAGGtcagctccaaatttatttgcacCCGGCATCCCTGTCCGCACAAAATAGACTGCTTCATTTCCAGACCCACTGAGAAAACCATCTTCCTGCTCATCATGTATGGTGTGAGTTGTTTGTGTTTACTTCTGAACGTCTGGGAAATGCTTCACTTGGGATTTGGCACCATCCGGGATACGCTGAACAATAAGAGGAAAGAGCTGGAGGAGTCGGGGACCTATAATTACCCATTTACTTGGAATACCCCATCGGCTCCTCCGGGCTACAACATTGCAGTGAAGCCCGACCAGATACAGTACACAGAACTGACTAATGCCAAAATAGCCTACAAGCAGAATAAAGCCAACATAGCACAAGAACAGCAATATGGGAGCAACGAAGAGAACATTCCCACCGAGTTGGAGAACCTCCAGCGAGAAATCAAAGTAGCTCAGGAACGCTTAGATCTTGCCATTCAGGCATACAATAATCAGAACAATCCTATGTGCTCTAAGGAGAAGAAGCCCAAAGGCAGCTCAAACAAAAGCAGTGGCAGCAGCAAATCAGGCGATGGAAAAACCTCTGTCTGGATTTGA